Proteins encoded in a region of the Anoxybacillus amylolyticus genome:
- the pdhA gene encoding pyruvate dehydrogenase (acetyl-transferring) E1 component subunit alpha, translating into MIDQNELQIEMVQLLDENGNGEEETLHSFSDDVLITLYQWMRKARVVDERLLKMQRQGRIGTYAPFSGQEAAQIGSVLALDKEDWLFPSYREIAACLAHGMPLTQIFHYVRGHVLGGKTPAGLNIFPIQIIIGAQTLHATGCAWATKLKGERHVSVCYFGDGATSEGDFHEALNFAAVYQVPVIFFCQNNHYAISVPIQKQTASRTIAQKALAYGMKGVLVDGNDVLAVYQTMKEAVQIAREGKGPVLIEALTYRLGPHTTSDDPTKYRSEEEVEPWKRTKDPLHRLRKLLEKRNIWTDAQEEAFVAQVNDEVTKAYEEAASVEVPSLADIFHYVYDEPSPLLYEQQQEVIRRNRVKEGK; encoded by the coding sequence ATGATCGATCAAAATGAATTACAAATTGAAATGGTACAGCTATTGGACGAAAACGGAAACGGGGAAGAAGAAACGTTGCACTCCTTTTCTGACGATGTGCTTATTACGCTGTATCAATGGATGCGGAAAGCAAGGGTAGTCGATGAACGGCTGTTAAAAATGCAGCGGCAAGGTCGAATTGGCACATACGCCCCATTTAGCGGACAGGAAGCCGCACAAATCGGAAGCGTATTGGCGTTAGATAAAGAAGATTGGCTTTTCCCAAGCTATCGGGAAATTGCGGCTTGTTTGGCACATGGAATGCCATTGACGCAAATTTTCCATTACGTGAGGGGGCATGTGCTTGGCGGAAAAACACCAGCTGGTCTAAACATTTTCCCAATTCAAATTATTATCGGAGCGCAAACGCTGCATGCGACAGGGTGTGCATGGGCAACGAAATTGAAAGGGGAACGGCATGTGTCCGTCTGCTATTTTGGAGATGGCGCGACATCGGAAGGCGATTTTCACGAGGCGCTTAATTTTGCCGCTGTCTATCAAGTTCCCGTCATTTTCTTTTGCCAAAACAATCATTACGCCATTAGTGTTCCCATCCAAAAGCAGACGGCGAGCCGAACGATTGCCCAAAAAGCACTCGCTTATGGAATGAAAGGGGTGCTCGTCGACGGCAATGATGTGCTTGCCGTGTACCAAACGATGAAAGAAGCGGTTCAGATAGCAAGAGAAGGAAAGGGTCCGGTATTAATCGAAGCGCTAACCTACCGGCTAGGGCCGCATACGACATCGGATGATCCGACAAAATATCGGAGCGAAGAAGAAGTAGAGCCATGGAAACGAACGAAAGACCCACTGCATCGCCTGCGAAAGCTACTAGAAAAACGCAACATTTGGACGGACGCACAAGAAGAAGCGTTCGTGGCACAAGTAAATGATGAAGTGACGAAAGCGTACGAAGAAGCGGCTTCAGTGGAAGTACCGTCGCTTGCCGACATATTTCACTATGTATACGACGAACCGAGTCCGTTGTTGTACGAGCAGCAGCAAGAAGTAATTCGAAGAAATCGTGTGAAAGAGGGGAAGTAA
- a CDS encoding alpha-ketoacid dehydrogenase subunit beta: MAEMTMIQAIHDAMRQEMERDERVIVLGEDVGKNGGVFRATDGLFEQFGEARVFDTPLAESGIVGTSIGLAVNGFRPVAEIQFLGFVYQAMDQLAAQAARLRFRSAGRFTCPLVVRSPYGGGVRTPELHSDALEGLFAHSPGLKIVMPSNAYDAKGLLISAIRDEDPVLFLEPMKLYRAFRMEVPEEPYEIPLGKARIVKEGEDVTVISWGASVPLVAKVAEEMKEKVDIEVIDLRSLQPLDWDTIYSSVSKTGRVMIVHEAVKTNGFGAEIAALISERALFSLSAPIVRITGYDTPYPVPSVEDDWLPNAARMIEGVQTLMRY; the protein is encoded by the coding sequence ATGGCGGAAATGACGATGATTCAAGCAATCCATGACGCGATGCGGCAAGAAATGGAGCGGGATGAGCGCGTCATTGTATTAGGGGAAGACGTTGGGAAAAATGGTGGTGTATTTCGTGCGACTGATGGGCTATTCGAACAGTTTGGCGAAGCGCGTGTTTTTGACACCCCGCTTGCGGAATCAGGGATTGTCGGCACATCGATTGGGCTAGCGGTGAACGGATTTCGTCCAGTTGCAGAAATCCAATTTCTTGGCTTTGTCTATCAGGCGATGGATCAATTGGCAGCACAAGCGGCGCGCTTGCGGTTTCGTTCGGCAGGAAGATTTACATGTCCGCTTGTCGTCCGCAGCCCATACGGAGGCGGCGTGCGAACTCCTGAACTTCATTCGGATGCACTCGAAGGGTTGTTTGCCCATTCGCCAGGACTGAAAATTGTTATGCCATCGAACGCCTATGATGCGAAAGGATTGTTAATTTCAGCGATCCGCGATGAAGACCCGGTGCTATTTTTAGAACCGATGAAGCTATATCGCGCTTTTCGCATGGAAGTGCCAGAAGAGCCATACGAAATTCCGCTCGGAAAAGCGCGCATTGTCAAAGAAGGGGAAGATGTGACGGTCATTTCATGGGGAGCAAGCGTACCGCTCGTGGCAAAAGTCGCAGAAGAAATGAAGGAAAAAGTGGACATAGAGGTCATTGACCTCCGCTCGTTACAGCCGCTTGATTGGGACACGATTTATTCCTCTGTTTCCAAAACAGGACGCGTAATGATTGTCCATGAGGCGGTCAAGACGAATGGATTTGGAGCAGAAATTGCAGCGCTCATTAGCGAGCGGGCGTTGTTTTCTTTGTCCGCCCCAATCGTGCGCATAACCGGTTACGATACACCGTATCCAGTGCCGTCGGTAGAAGACGATTGGCTGCCGAACGCAGCCCGCATGATAGAAGGCGTACAAACACTCATGCGCTATTAG